One Variibacter gotjawalensis genomic window, GTGCTGCGCGATGATGCGGCCGAGCGTGTCGTTGAAGCCGCCCGGCGTGTAGGGGACGACAATCTTGATCGGCTTGTCCGGATAGCTTTGCGCGCGTGCGCCGGTGGCGCCGGCGAGCGCGGCGCCGCCGATGACGCCGAGCGTGGTGCGGCGTGTGATGGTCATGGTTCCCTCCCTTTTTGTTTTTGTTCTTAGTTCTGACCGCCGGGACTAAACGTAACTCGGGCCCTCGATCGCCGGATATTTCGTGAAGAACCGCTCATCCACCTCGACGCCGATGCCGGGTTTCTCGAGCGGCAGCACGGTGCCGTCTTTGTTGAGCGTGTACGGCTTTGTCGTCAGCTCATCGCGGAAGAAGTTGTTCTTCGAGATGTCGCCTTCGAAATAGCCGGCGTTGTCGACCGCGGCGAGGAAATGGATGCAGCATGCCATGTTCAGCCCGGTCATCGATGTGTGCGGATTGACCGAGAGCTTGTAGGCCGACGCCATCGCGGCGATGCGCAGCGCTTCCGTGATGCCGCCGGTCTTCGACAAGTCCGGTTGGATGATCGTGATCGTGCCGTCTTCCAGCGTCCGGTTGAATTCGTAGCGCGTGTAGTGGTTTTCGCCGGCCGCTAGCGGCACGTTGCCGAAGCTGCGGGCGAGGGCGTAGGAGCGATAGTCGTGCGGCGGGAACGGTTCTTCGAGCCAGCGCACGTTGAGCTCCTGCATGCCCGGGATCGCTTGGCGCGCATCCTCGACCGTGTAGCCGATATTAGCGTCGGTCATGATGGTCAGCTCGTCGCCGAACGCCTTACGCACCGCTTCGATGCGCTGCAGGTCGCGCTTCGGCGTATCGCCGATGCGCAGCTTCACGGCTTTGTAGCCGGCCTCGATATGCGGGATCGCCTCGTCGACCAGCGCGGACGGTTCCTGATAGCCGAGCGAAAGGCCGCCAGCATAAGCCGCGATCGGCTTCGAAACGCCGCCGAGCAGGCGATAGAGCGGCCAGCCGGTCGCTTTACCGCGAATATCCCACAGCGCCATGTCGATGCCGCTCATGGCGAGGCAGGTACCGGCGCCCATGCCGTGGCTGGCGAGCTGCTTGTCGTAGATGCGCTTCCAGACGCCGACGACATCCGCGGCATTCATCCCCAGGATCAGTCCGCGTAACGCGGTGTTGATGAGGTTCGCAACGGTGGTATGCGCGCGGCCGTGATGTGCTTCACCGTACCCAACGAGGCCATCCTCGGTGACCGCTTTCACGATGACGGCGTCGCGTTTGACCATGCGGCCGACGCCCATGCTCACGCTGTTCTCCGGCGCCACCGGGAAAGACACTGGAAACGCTGTAACTTCCTTGATGCGGAGGGCCGTGACGGCGCTCGCGACTGGCGTGTGTGAATTCATCCCTGACCTTGCAGTTGTTCTTTTCGACGTGACTTCCCGCGTAACGCGAACCGGCGCGATTGTCATTGTGGAATTAAGTGCATAGACCCATCTCGGACCAGCCCGGTTAGGCTTGCACCGTATGTTGCGCTGCGCTAAGCCAGCCTCGGTCCTTTGGAATGAGTCCGAACTGAGAAAGCGTCGAGAGCGACACTGTCGCTCCGTAGCCATTTCGGGGCGTTGGGGCGGCGGGTATAGCGAATGAGCGAATTTCTGGCAGATTATCTGCCGCTGGTGGTGTTCATCGCCATCTCGCTGGTGATCTCTGGCGCCCTGATGGTGGCGCCGTTCA contains:
- a CDS encoding mandelate racemase/muconate lactonizing enzyme family protein, with the translated sequence MNSHTPVASAVTALRIKEVTAFPVSFPVAPENSVSMGVGRMVKRDAVIVKAVTEDGLVGYGEAHHGRAHTTVANLINTALRGLILGMNAADVVGVWKRIYDKQLASHGMGAGTCLAMSGIDMALWDIRGKATGWPLYRLLGGVSKPIAAYAGGLSLGYQEPSALVDEAIPHIEAGYKAVKLRIGDTPKRDLQRIEAVRKAFGDELTIMTDANIGYTVEDARQAIPGMQELNVRWLEEPFPPHDYRSYALARSFGNVPLAAGENHYTRYEFNRTLEDGTITIIQPDLSKTGGITEALRIAAMASAYKLSVNPHTSMTGLNMACCIHFLAAVDNAGYFEGDISKNNFFRDELTTKPYTLNKDGTVLPLEKPGIGVEVDERFFTKYPAIEGPSYV